Part of the Nitrosophilus alvini genome, TCTGTTTCATAGCTTTTCTGCTCTCTTCGTTTATAACTCTCGGTCCGCTTACATAATCGCCGTACTCTGCAGTATTGCTGATAGAATATCTCATGTTCGCAATTCCGCCCTCATACATCAAATCAACGATAAGTTTCAGTTCATGCAGACATTCGAAATAAGCCATTTCAGGAGCGTATCCCGCTTCTGTAAGTGTTTCAAAACCGGCCTGAACAAGCGCCGTTACACCGCCGCAAAGAACCGCCTGTTCACCAAAAAGATCGGTTTCTGTTTCATCTTTGAAAGTTGTTTCGATTATACCTGTTCTTCCGCCGCCTATCGCGCTTGCGTATGAAAGGGCAAGCTCTTTCGCTTTTCCTGTAGCATCCTGATATATTGCGATAAGATCCGGAATACCACCACCTTTTACAAACTCGCTCCTGACTGTATGTCCGGGTGCTTTAGGAGCTATCATGATAACATCTATGTCGCTTTGGGGTATGATCTGCCCGAAATGTATATTGAATCCGTGTCCGAATGCTATCGCATTTCCCGCTTCAAGATTTGGTTCGATATCGACCCTGTAAACATCCGCCTGAATTTCATCAGGAATCAGTATCATTACAACGTCAGCCCATTTTGCGGCATCTGCCACTTCCATAACTTTGAAGTTTTTCGCTTCCGCTTTTTTCCAACTTTTTCCTCCCGGATACAAACCGATAGCAACTTCAACTCCGCTGTCTCTGAGATTTTCCGCATGGGCATGCCCCTGACTCCCGAAACCTATAATCGCTACTTTTTTACTTCTGATAATGCTCAAATCGCAATCTTTGTCATAATAGACATTTAGTGCCATTTTATTCCTTTTTTGACTTGGTTTTCGCAATTCTATCCAAAATTTTGTAAAAATAGCCTAAAAAGGAACTTCTACAAAAAAGAAGGGACAATTCCCACTTTTGGTATAATAGAAACAATATTGAAAATTAAAAAAGAAATATAGACAATAAGGAAATTGAATGAACAAAACAAAAGATTATTCGCTTTTCAAACCAAACAGCAAGATAAAAAAAGAGGTCGATTTTATACTGGGAGAGATACTGAATCTTATTGATAAATATGCCCCTTCTATAAAAAACGAATTTAAAAGACTCAGAGAAATTTTCCTTCAAAGCAGGCAAAACAAACCTATAGAGTTTGAAAAAATCATAGCAACTCTTGATCCTGACCAGGTAAATGATCTGATTAAATCATTCTCTTTATACCTGATTCTTCTCAATATCGTTGAAGAAAGAGAAGAAGCCAAGAGAGATAAAGCTGATTTTAACGAAACAATAGAACTCCTTAAAAGGGAGGGGTTCGATAAGAAAGATATACTCGATACTCTGAAAAAAATAAAATTCTATCCCGTTTTTACTGCTCATCCTACCGAAGCCAGAAGAAGAACTTTTCTTGAAGCTCACCATGAGATCAGTGCGGATCTTGACAGAATATTCGAATTTAACGACAAAGATGCAATCGACCATTTAAGATATAAATTGACACTTCTTTGGCAGAGCAATCTGATAAGAAAAGAGAAAATCGAAGTACTTTTTGAACTGGACAACCTGCTTTATATCATCGAAAGCTCTTTAATGGGTGCTCTGAATCGTGTAAATGAAAACATAGAAAAACTTACCGGCAGACTAGAAAAACCCATTATCAGGCTCGGAAGCTGGATAGGCGGTGACAGAGACGGAAACCCTTATGTTACAAACGAAGTAATGACCCAGACGATGAAAATCCAACATGACACTATAATACATTTCTATATGGAAAAAATAGATAAACTCATACGCGAACTCTCGATAAGTACAGACCAGACGGAAGTAAATAAAGAGCTTCTTGAATCGATCAACAAAGAATCGAAGTTTTTGACCGATGAGTCAATAAAACTTCATAAAAGCGAACCTTTCAGAGCAAAGCTCTCTTTGATGAGAAAAAAACTTGAAAATAGACTTCTTTGTATAAACGCCGTAAATCCGGTTGATTTTGTCTATATAAAACCAAAAGAGCTTGTTAAAGATATAGACCTGATGATAGATTCTTTGGATGAAACAAGTTCAAAAGAGCTTAGACGCTTCAGAAATTTAGTGATCTCATGCGGTTTTCATCTGTTAAAGCTTGACTTCAGAGAACATAAAAATGTTATGCATAACGCAATAGCAGAGATATTCTCTCTTCTCGGATATGCAGATTCGGACTTTTTGGAACTTCCTCATTACAAAAGGGTGCAAATTATCACAAAAGCCATAAAAAAGCCGCCTATAACACTGCAGAACCTTTTGGGAAAGGTAACAAAGGAGACCGAAAAGATTGTAGAGGCTTTTATAAAGATACGATGGGCGAAAAACAAGATATCAAAAAGAATTATCGACAGCTTTATAATCTCTATGACAGAAGAGGCTGCAGACCTTCTGACAGTGCTTTGGTTTGCAAAACAGGCACATCTGTGGAAACCCGGACAAGAGTGCAACATATCTATAACCCCTCTTTTTGAAACGATAAACGATCTAAAACGTGCACCCGCCATCATAAAAGAGCTATACAACAATTCACAATACAGAAAGTATCTCAAAGACAGAAATAACCTGCAGGAAGTTATGATTGGATACAGCGATTCTAGCAAAGACGGCGGTATATTTGCAAGCAATTTCAATCTTAACCGTGCCATCATAAATCTTATCGATCTTGGAGAGACGCTCGGACTCGATTTTCTTCTTTTCCATGGAAGAGGAGGAAGCATAAGCCGGGGCGGCGGTCCTACTGAAGCAGCTGTTTTGGCAAGTCCGGCAAAAAGCGTAAACGGTTTTTTGAAAGTAACCGAACAAGGAGAGGTAATAAGTTCAAAATATCTCAATCCCCAGATAGCAGAATACAACCTGACAAAGACCCTCTCCGCACTTCTGCATAAATCGGTATACGACCGATTTGATATAAGGATCGACTGCGGCAAAAACGATCGTTTTACATCTCTCATGGCAAAAATAAGTGATGCATCCTACACTTCATATAGGGACCTTGTATACAATACCAAAGGTTTTGTAACCTACTTCAAGCAGGCAACTCCTATACATTTTATAGAAGAGCTAAACATCGGTTCCCGACCCTCCAAAAGAAAAAAAACGGAATCTATTGAAGACCTTAGGGCAATTCCTTGGGTATTTGCCTGGACACAAAACAGAAGCATAGTTCCAGCATGGTACGGGGTAGGAAGTGGTATCGAACTTGCACTGAAGGAAAGAGGCATAGAAGAACTGCGGGAATGCTATAAAGAGTGTCCTTTTTTCAATACAACTATAGACAATATCGCCCTGATTCTTCTAAAAACAGACCTCAATATCGCAAAAGTCTATAACCAGTTTGTAGAAGATAAAAAACTTTCTCAGATTATCTGGAACAAAATAGAAAAAGAGTTTTACAAAACAAAAAAATATATACTTATGATAAGAGATGAAAAAGAGCTTCTGGAAAAAGAGCATCTTTTAAGGCAGTCCATTCTGCTGAGAAAACCGTATCTTACGGCTCTAAATATTTTTCAGATAGAGCTGATAAAAAAATATAAAGAGGCAAAATACGCAAGACTGAAAAGAAGAATACTCGAACAGATACATACAACTATAGTAGGAATTGCACAAGGACTCAGAAATACTGGGTAGGAGCAAAGTTGAGTAAACCTACTCTCACACTAACACTAAAAAAAGGAACATAATTGAAAGAACTTTTATTAAAGCTTATCAGAGGAATGCCGAAAAAAGATATCCTAAAAAGAGATATGCCGCTTATTGACGATCTTAGACGGCTTAAAATAATAAAAGATGACGGTAAAATCGTTCAAATAAGATCTAAATACAGAGTCGGAAAAATAGATGTGGCGAAAAAGGGGACCGGCTATCTGGAAGTATTGGGTGAAAAAACAAAAGACCTTCTTATAGAACCTGAAAATCTTGCAGGAGCAACAAAAGGCGATCTTGTTATTGCCAAAAGGATTTTCAAAAAAAGCGGAAGGCCTTCTGCCAAAGTGGTATATATAGTAGAGAAAGCTTTCAGATTTTCGGTAGCATATTTTGATAAAGACAATATGCGGTTTCTTAACGTAAAAAACCTGCTTCCAGTCACCGTTCACGCAACAAAAAAATCTCTTAATCTTCTTCCCAATCATACAGTTGTAAAAATAGATAATGAAAACCACCTTATAAGTGAAGTTTTGGGAGTTTTAGAAGACCCTAAAGTGGATGAAAAGATATCTCTTGCACTCTACAACAAAAAGGAGGAATTCAGCAAAGAGGCAGAACTTGAAGCAAGCGGTTATGCAACATATGTGGACAAAGAACTATATCCAGAGAGAATAGACCTTACTCACTTGCCTTTTTGCACCATAGACCCCGCAACTGCAAAAGACCATGATGATGCCATCTATTTCGATACGGAAGAAAATGCTCTTTATGTTGCCATAGCGGATGTGAGCGAATATGTAACCATGTTCGGTCCTATCGACCAGGAAGCAAAAGAGAGAGGATTTTCCATATATTTCCCCCACAAATCGATACCTATGTTGCCAAGGGCTCTGAGCGAAGGTATATGTTCACTTAAGCCGGAGGTTAACAGACTCGCATTTGTGAGTAAAATAACACTTGATAAAACCACTCTGAAACCGATAAAAGAAGAGCTTTTCGAAGCCATTATAAAATCAAGAAGAAAGTACAGCTATGAGCGTATAGATGAATTTTTGGAAGGAAAATTTGAAGATATTGATGAAACTGACAAAGAGATACTAAAATTCCTTCTTCCTCTTTCAAAGGTAACCGGAAAGCTTAGAAAGATAAGACTGCAAAAAGGTTTTGAATTTACAAATCCGGAAATAAGAATAATCCTTGACGACGAGTTGAAACTCGTAGCAACAAAAATAGAAGAAGAGACCGAATCACATGCACTTATAGAAGACTGCATGCTCCTTGCAAACAAGGCGACGGCAAAAATGTTCGAATATGGCATATTTAGAACACATGAAGAACCGGATATCAAAAAGATCGAAGAGATGCTTGACGACCTTGCCACTATCGGCATTTTTGCCAAACAGTATCGAAATATACACGAACTGATCCGCTCGATTCAAAAACAGGCTCAAGAACTGGGCGTACAAAAACATGTGGACAAACTTATAATAAGAGCTCAGAAACAGGCTGCCTATACAGCTGACAATATAGGCCATTTTGGTCTCGGATTTGAAGAATATACACATTTTACCTCGCCTATCAGAAGATATTCCGACCTGACTCTTCACAGACTTCTTAAAGCAATACTTGATAAAAATGATAAAAAGCTCGATTATATATTAAGGAATATAGAGTCACTAACCGTAAAGATAAGTGAGCTTGAGCGCGAAGCCGCACGTGTGGAATGGGACTTTATAGACAGAAAGTTTGCCAGATGGGCCAAAGAAAACATCGGCAAAAGTTTTAAAGCTGTTATAACCGATCCCCAGAGTATGCCGATAGCAGTCATAGAGGACGAAATCATAGGTGCAAGAGTGTTTTTGCTAGACGAAGATGTGGAACTATTTGAAAAGGTGCTCATTGAGATAAAGGATGCTGATCTTGCTACAACTAAAATTATCGGCAAAATTGTTCAAAGACTGGATATGGAGGAAAATAGATCATGAAAAAGAGATTTGCAGCTATTGTCCTTATCATACTGATAGCTATTCAGTTTGTGCCCTATGGAAAAGATCATAAGAATCCTCCTGTTGTTTCGGAACCTCAATGGGACTCTCCCAAAACAAGGGAGTACTTTTTCAGAGCTTGCAAAGATTGTCACAGCAATGAAACCGAGTGGCCGTGGTACAGCAATATAGCACCTATGTCGTGGCTTATACAAAGAGACGTTGAAGAAGGAAGAGAGCATTTCAATATATCTGAATGGGGCGTTAAAAGAGAAAATGATGGTGAAGAAGCTGCCGAAGAGGTACGTGAAGGCGAAATGCCTCCGTGGTTTTATCTTATAGCTCACCCAGAAGCCAGGCTCAGCAAAGAAGAGAAAAAAAAATTCATAACGGGTCTTATAAAGACTTTCGGTGACAAAAAGAGAGATGATGACCATCATGATGAGGATTAAAGGCTGAAAAAGTGTATAAGAAAGCTCTAGACGAAATTTTACAAAAAGGAATAGATTTCAAATCGATACTTCTATATGGAGAATCATCATACTACATAAAAAAATATTCCGATATCATTGCCGACAGACTCTCTCCAAAAGAACAAAGAATGGTTCTCTATTTTGACGAATACAGTTTTGAGAGTGCAAAATCGCACCTTTCTCAAGCATCACTTTTCGCGGATGCCAATCTCCTTGTTATCAAACATGACAAAACGATACCGAAATCGGAACTGACAAAACTAATCGAGATTTGCAAAAAAAATGAAAACAGCTTTTTTATATATGAATTTTACGGAAATGATACTAAAAAGCTTCCGAAAATTTTTGATAAAAAAATGGATGCGATAAATGTAAGATTTTTCAAACCATCCTTTTACGAAGCAAAAAAAGAGGTTCAAGAATATATAAACAGGAAAAAAATTGATATAGATGATGGTTCTCTAAGTCATCTTATCCTGCTTCTTGACAATAACATAGAGCTTGTATTAAAAGAGTTAGAAAAACTGTCACTAAAAAACTTGAAAATAGGCACAAAAGAGATTGACGATCTTGTATATCCGTTGACAACCGTCAATCTGGAGCGTTTTTTTCACGAACTGCTTAGCAAACAGCCCATTATTTCCATGCTTGAAAAAATAGAAGAAGAGTCAAATGAAATACAGATACTAATCGGCCTGCAAAACTATGTTCAGCAGCTTTTTATGTTTCAAAGTTTCGTAAAAATCTCGGGCAGATTCGATTCAAGGGAAGTTCTTGGATACAGACTGCCGCCAGCTATAGAAAAAGAGCGCCTGGCACTTGCGCTCAAAATAAAAGAACAAAGTTTTCTAAAGATAATGGCCCTTCTGCTTGAAACTGAGCTGGAAATCAAAACAAAAAGCAATATAGACAAAAAAGGATATTTATATTCTTCCTTAATAAAACTTCAAGCTATATTGTGATATTATTGGCGCCTATTTTGGGAAAATGTACCCCAAAAAGCAAACCTTGCCGTCAAAAGACGGATATATAGCCAAAAGGAGAATAGATGAGACATTACGAGACACTTTTTGTGTTAAAGCCTACTCTTACGGAAGAAGAGAGTAAAGCCAAGTTTGACTTTATTAAAGAGGTCATTGAAAAAAATGGCGGTGAAATAGCAGCTTATGAAGATTTCGGAGTCAGAAAGCTTGCTTATCCTATCGAAAAATTCGAAAGAGGCCACTACTACGTTATATACTTCAAAGCGCCTTCAACAACGGTACTTGAACTTGAAAGAATCTACAGAATCACTGAAGATGTCATCAGATTTCTTACTATGAAATATGAGACAAAAAAAGATGTTGCAGCTTGGGAAAAGATGGTTCAAAGAGCACAAAAAGCCACACAAAAGGAAACAGCAGCAGCTGAATAACAGGAAAATTTTATGTACAACAAAGTTATAATGGTAGGAAACCTTACCAGAGATATTGAACTGAAATATACCCAAAACGGAATGGCTATTGCAAAAACAGGCATTGCCACAAATAGAAGGTTTAAATCCCAAAGCGGCGAGCAGAAAGACGAAGTATGTTTTATAGACATTACACTTTTTGGCAGAGCCGCGGAAGTTGCCAATCAATATCTTTCAAAAGGCAGACGCGTTTTGATTGAAGGAAGATTGGTATATGAACAGTGGGTAGACAATACCGGGCAGAAAAGAAGTAAACACTCAATTGCCGTTGAAAATATGCAAATGCTAGGCAGCAGAGACGAAGCCACGGCTACAACAGGAAACTATGAACAGCCTAGACAGAGTGTTCAGCAACCTCAGCAAAGCCCGGAGATACCCGAAATAGATATTGACGACGACGAAATACCATTTTAGTTAGGAGAAAATAATGGCCGAAAAAAGAAAATTCAAAAAAAGATATTGCAAATACTGCGAAGCGAAGGTAAATTTCATAGATTACAAAGATATAGAGCTTTTGAAGCACTCCTTAAGTGAAAGATATAAAATTATGCCAAGAAGACTTACAGGAAACTGTAAAAAACATCAGGAAATGGTTGAAGAAGCTATCAAAAGAGCAAGACACGCCGCACTTGTTCCTTATATAGTAGACAGAAAAAGAGTTGTAGCAAATCCTTTCGAGGAGATAAAACCTCTTTATACAAAATAATAAAAGGGCTTTTGCCCTTTTTCTTCTTTTATGAGTTGAAATATTTGTCTACACTCTTTTTATAAATCGAATCCATTGTGTATATTTTATCCCTGAACGATCCTGGATCAGCCAGGTCTTTGTCAAACTCTTTGTTTATATCGCTGCAGGCAATTTTCAGCATAGTCTCATACACCTTTTTACTGTCAAAATAGGAAGGTGTATCAATGATGAAATCCCTCAAAATTTTATGAAGTTTTTCGTTTTTAAAATCTATAAAACTGTAAGCGTTATACGTAACGAAGACATTTCCTTCAAAATCTCTCCATATTTTGGAAAACTCTTCAAAAAGTTCTTCTTTAAGTTTGTCAATATTTTTGAAAATAATAAGATCAAATCCGGAAAACATCTCAAGTTTAAGATCCTCATCATCTAATATGTCACATGGAACGATACAAAAAGGCATCTTTTCAAAAGAGTAGTCCGATGCATTTAATACAAGATCTATCAGAAAGTTTGCAAAAAACGGGTCTTCATATCTAAAAGCCGCTCTCTTTGTACTCTGATCCACAATTTTTATCTTATCTGCATATGCACTGAAATGGAGCTCTTTACCCAAAATTCTCTCCATACTGATGGAAAATGTGGGAAGTGAAACGGAGCGTATTTTATCTTTGACTCCGATATTTTCAAGCATCTCGTTTGCATCAAATATGGTCTCATTCAAAAAAGATATGGCTTTTGAATTATCCATGCCAAACCTTTTGAGACGGTTTAAAAGTATATACCCGCTTCTTTTATCGCTGCTGAGAATAAATTCAAGTGCAAGTATAGTAAGATATGCAACATATGAAAATCTGAGTTTTCTTGACGAGAGAGTCATTTTTATACTCTCTGGATACTCAATATAGGGATGACGCAGAAGGTGCGCCATAAGATATCCGTCGTAAAGATATTGAAAAAACCCCAGAACCTGTTCAAAATAGTGTTTGTTAACTTCAATCATCGTTTTGCCGAAAGTTCTCTCTTCCATAACTCTTGCTGTGTATGAATAGAGCTCTTTGGGTGTTTTGAAGAACTTTTTGAATTTTTCATCAGCCTGATCGGCCATAAAAGTTATACCCATAATATCAGTTACCAACAAAGAACGCCCTTCGCTTCTTAAATCTCTAAATGAAAAAAGAGGCGCAAGTTTTTTAAAAATTGCTGTTTTTAATATTCCGAACATCTCATAATGCTCAAATTCGTCCAAAGCAACATTTGACATAGAGATTTTGGTATCTATATGCTCGTATGTCAGTCTTTTTACCTCATCAAATCCGAGTCTCGTTATAGCGTTTGATATTGAACTAATATCCATTTTTCCGGCTTTTTCGACCGAATTGGCTTTTTTTATGATTTCGGCCTCAAGTTCGGGAAGCGCTTCGATGTGTGTTTTGAATTTCACTACGGTGGTATTGGGATCGTCAAGTTCGAGCATCAGATTAATAACCGCTTTGACGGTATCGAGCCTTTCATCTTTTTCTATATCATTTTCGGAGATGTTTCTTTCAAGGCGAAAATTTATTCTATGCGGTTTTTTTACATATTTCTCAAAAAAATCAACGGATTTCAAAGACTCTTCAAACATAACCCCCATCTCTTTAAGGGTTTGCCTTTTTATCTCTACCGTTTTTTCCAGATTTTGAATCTTTATCTCTATTTTTGTTTTTTTAACCTCTTCAATCTCTCTTTTTTCTATTGCTGCACCGTTTTTGGAAACATCAAGAATTTTTCCTATTCCCTCTATATAAAGATTGTCTACATGATATCTGTCACACTGGCGTTTACTAAGAGCAGTATCTTTTTTCTCTTTCTCTTCGGTTGCAGCCTTATTCTCTTTTTTCTTTTTCCCAAAATCAAAAAGCCCCATATCAACCTTCTTTTTCGCTGTTTTCAAAAATAAGCACTCTTTTATCCGCAGTATCATCTGAGAAGAGAAAAATCTCTTCATATGAGACAAGTCTCATAGGTGACACTCTTTTTATATCCTCTATACTGTGATAATACTGCACGATAGAACTTCTGTTTTTTTTAAAGCAACCATTTTCTTTTTCAAAAACCGTTATATCGGTATTCAAAATTTCATTCTCAAAAACCGCATCAACAGCGATAAAAATATCATCTTTATCTATTACCATGACTCCCTGTGCGATATCTCCGAATCCATAGGCGGTATTAATATCGCAGTAGAGCTTCCCTCCCTCTTTGAGAACTTTTTTTGCACATTTCAAAAACTTTGCAAGCTCTTTTTTGTCAAGATAATTCAAAACATCAAATATAGCAACCGCAGCATCAAATTTCTCATTTACATCACACAGGTCTTTACACTCCGCATCAACACCGGATTGACGTGCACGTCTGACCATTTCACCGCTTAGGTCTATACCTTTTGCCTCAAGACCGGCAGCTTTTGCTTTTTGCAAAAAAGAACCGCTTCCGCAACCGATATCAAGTATCTTCTTTGCGCCGCTTTTTTTGAGTTTTTCCAAAAAAAGCCGATGCAGATACTCTATCTCTTCATCAAATCCCAGATACGGTTCTATTTTTGCATAAAGGTCAAGACCCATTCAAAGCCCCGCTTATCTTCTCATACAATGAAAGTATTTCATCTTTCTTGGCAAAAAAGCTGTTTTTGTTGGCTATAAGATGCGCACTCGATTCCATAATAGTCAAAGCCGGCTTGAGACCGTTTTGCTTCATTGTCTCTCCGGTCTCCACAATATCGACTATAATATCGGCAAGTCCTACCAAAGGTGCAAGTTCAATTGAACCGTAGAGTTTTATTATCTCTACCGGGACAGCCCTTTTAGAAAAGTAGTCTCTGGCTATATTGGTCATTTTTGTGGCAACTTTCAAAGATGGTCTGTCCAGGTCAAGCTCTTCATCACATTTTATACCGATTGCGACTTTACATTTACCGATACCGAGATCAAGAAGTCTGATAAGATCCAATTTTTGCTCTTCAAGCACATCAAGACCCACAACTCCCACATCTGCCGCCTGATGATATACATATGTAGGGACATCCTGGTTTCTCACAAGAAGAAATCTGAAGTTATCCGTTTCCAGTATCAGTTTTCTCTCCTCAAAAACAAACTTTCTATCAAATATCTTTTCAAATATTCCCAGACTCTCATCGGCTATCCTGCCTTTTGGAAGAGCTATAGTCAGCATTATATTTCCTTTGCCAATCTGTTTTCTTCTATAATTTTCATCATACCTTTAAATATCAAAGCTTCATCATATACAGCGTTTTGAAAAAATGAACTCAAAACTCTACCGTCACCGCCGGTAAAAAACAGTCTCCTCGAGCCTGCCGTATCTTTTATCATTAAAATAACGGATTTTAGCGCAGCGAAACTCAAAGCATCTTTAGTATTTTGAGGCAACACATCAATATCGACAGAAAAATCAAATTCAACATCCAAAACGGGAGATATAGATGCAAAAGCACTTCTCACAGCCCTGAATCCAGGCATTATAAAACCTCCAAGATGCCTGCCTTTTTGCATCACATCAACGGTAATGGCACTGCCTGCATCAATTGCAACACCGTCATACACCT contains:
- a CDS encoding HDOD domain-containing protein; this translates as MKTAKKKVDMGLFDFGKKKKENKAATEEKEKKDTALSKRQCDRYHVDNLYIEGIGKILDVSKNGAAIEKREIEEVKKTKIEIKIQNLEKTVEIKRQTLKEMGVMFEESLKSVDFFEKYVKKPHRINFRLERNISENDIEKDERLDTVKAVINLMLELDDPNTTVVKFKTHIEALPELEAEIIKKANSVEKAGKMDISSISNAITRLGFDEVKRLTYEHIDTKISMSNVALDEFEHYEMFGILKTAIFKKLAPLFSFRDLRSEGRSLLVTDIMGITFMADQADEKFKKFFKTPKELYSYTARVMEERTFGKTMIEVNKHYFEQVLGFFQYLYDGYLMAHLLRHPYIEYPESIKMTLSSRKLRFSYVAYLTILALEFILSSDKRSGYILLNRLKRFGMDNSKAISFLNETIFDANEMLENIGVKDKIRSVSLPTFSISMERILGKELHFSAYADKIKIVDQSTKRAAFRYEDPFFANFLIDLVLNASDYSFEKMPFCIVPCDILDDEDLKLEMFSGFDLIIFKNIDKLKEELFEEFSKIWRDFEGNVFVTYNAYSFIDFKNEKLHKILRDFIIDTPSYFDSKKVYETMLKIACSDINKEFDKDLADPGSFRDKIYTMDSIYKKSVDKYFNS
- the rpsF gene encoding 30S ribosomal protein S6, with product MRHYETLFVLKPTLTEEESKAKFDFIKEVIEKNGGEIAAYEDFGVRKLAYPIEKFERGHYYVIYFKAPSTTVLELERIYRITEDVIRFLTMKYETKKDVAAWEKMVQRAQKATQKETAAAE
- a CDS encoding phosphoenolpyruvate carboxylase; translated protein: MNKTKDYSLFKPNSKIKKEVDFILGEILNLIDKYAPSIKNEFKRLREIFLQSRQNKPIEFEKIIATLDPDQVNDLIKSFSLYLILLNIVEEREEAKRDKADFNETIELLKREGFDKKDILDTLKKIKFYPVFTAHPTEARRRTFLEAHHEISADLDRIFEFNDKDAIDHLRYKLTLLWQSNLIRKEKIEVLFELDNLLYIIESSLMGALNRVNENIEKLTGRLEKPIIRLGSWIGGDRDGNPYVTNEVMTQTMKIQHDTIIHFYMEKIDKLIRELSISTDQTEVNKELLESINKESKFLTDESIKLHKSEPFRAKLSLMRKKLENRLLCINAVNPVDFVYIKPKELVKDIDLMIDSLDETSSKELRRFRNLVISCGFHLLKLDFREHKNVMHNAIAEIFSLLGYADSDFLELPHYKRVQIITKAIKKPPITLQNLLGKVTKETEKIVEAFIKIRWAKNKISKRIIDSFIISMTEEAADLLTVLWFAKQAHLWKPGQECNISITPLFETINDLKRAPAIIKELYNNSQYRKYLKDRNNLQEVMIGYSDSSKDGGIFASNFNLNRAIINLIDLGETLGLDFLLFHGRGGSISRGGGPTEAAVLASPAKSVNGFLKVTEQGEVISSKYLNPQIAEYNLTKTLSALLHKSVYDRFDIRIDCGKNDRFTSLMAKISDASYTSYRDLVYNTKGFVTYFKQATPIHFIEELNIGSRPSKRKKTESIEDLRAIPWVFAWTQNRSIVPAWYGVGSGIELALKERGIEELRECYKECPFFNTTIDNIALILLKTDLNIAKVYNQFVEDKKLSQIIWNKIEKEFYKTKKYILMIRDEKELLEKEHLLRQSILLRKPYLTALNIFQIELIKKYKEAKYARLKRRILEQIHTTIVGIAQGLRNTG
- the ssb gene encoding single-stranded DNA-binding protein, with the protein product MYNKVIMVGNLTRDIELKYTQNGMAIAKTGIATNRRFKSQSGEQKDEVCFIDITLFGRAAEVANQYLSKGRRVLIEGRLVYEQWVDNTGQKRSKHSIAVENMQMLGSRDEATATTGNYEQPRQSVQQPQQSPEIPEIDIDDDEIPF
- the holA gene encoding DNA polymerase III subunit delta, coding for MYKKALDEILQKGIDFKSILLYGESSYYIKKYSDIIADRLSPKEQRMVLYFDEYSFESAKSHLSQASLFADANLLVIKHDKTIPKSELTKLIEICKKNENSFFIYEFYGNDTKKLPKIFDKKMDAINVRFFKPSFYEAKKEVQEYINRKKIDIDDGSLSHLILLLDNNIELVLKELEKLSLKNLKIGTKEIDDLVYPLTTVNLERFFHELLSKQPIISMLEKIEEESNEIQILIGLQNYVQQLFMFQSFVKISGRFDSREVLGYRLPPAIEKERLALALKIKEQSFLKIMALLLETELEIKTKSNIDKKGYLYSSLIKLQAIL
- the rpsR gene encoding 30S ribosomal protein S18, yielding MAEKRKFKKRYCKYCEAKVNFIDYKDIELLKHSLSERYKIMPRRLTGNCKKHQEMVEEAIKRARHAALVPYIVDRKRVVANPFEEIKPLYTK
- the ilvC gene encoding ketol-acid reductoisomerase, with protein sequence MALNVYYDKDCDLSIIRSKKVAIIGFGSQGHAHAENLRDSGVEVAIGLYPGGKSWKKAEAKNFKVMEVADAAKWADVVMILIPDEIQADVYRVDIEPNLEAGNAIAFGHGFNIHFGQIIPQSDIDVIMIAPKAPGHTVRSEFVKGGGIPDLIAIYQDATGKAKELALSYASAIGGGRTGIIETTFKDETETDLFGEQAVLCGGVTALVQAGFETLTEAGYAPEMAYFECLHELKLIVDLMYEGGIANMRYSISNTAEYGDYVSGPRVINEESRKAMKQILKEIQNGKFAKDFILERKAGYVRMNAERNLCKNSLIEQTGEKLRSMMPWITANKIVDQDKN
- a CDS encoding heme-binding domain-containing protein, which encodes MKKRFAAIVLIILIAIQFVPYGKDHKNPPVVSEPQWDSPKTREYFFRACKDCHSNETEWPWYSNIAPMSWLIQRDVEEGREHFNISEWGVKRENDGEEAAEEVREGEMPPWFYLIAHPEARLSKEEKKKFITGLIKTFGDKKRDDDHHDED
- a CDS encoding VacB/RNase II family 3'-5' exoribonuclease, whose amino-acid sequence is MKELLLKLIRGMPKKDILKRDMPLIDDLRRLKIIKDDGKIVQIRSKYRVGKIDVAKKGTGYLEVLGEKTKDLLIEPENLAGATKGDLVIAKRIFKKSGRPSAKVVYIVEKAFRFSVAYFDKDNMRFLNVKNLLPVTVHATKKSLNLLPNHTVVKIDNENHLISEVLGVLEDPKVDEKISLALYNKKEEFSKEAELEASGYATYVDKELYPERIDLTHLPFCTIDPATAKDHDDAIYFDTEENALYVAIADVSEYVTMFGPIDQEAKERGFSIYFPHKSIPMLPRALSEGICSLKPEVNRLAFVSKITLDKTTLKPIKEELFEAIIKSRRKYSYERIDEFLEGKFEDIDETDKEILKFLLPLSKVTGKLRKIRLQKGFEFTNPEIRIILDDELKLVATKIEEETESHALIEDCMLLANKATAKMFEYGIFRTHEEPDIKKIEEMLDDLATIGIFAKQYRNIHELIRSIQKQAQELGVQKHVDKLIIRAQKQAAYTADNIGHFGLGFEEYTHFTSPIRRYSDLTLHRLLKAILDKNDKKLDYILRNIESLTVKISELEREAARVEWDFIDRKFARWAKENIGKSFKAVITDPQSMPIAVIEDEIIGARVFLLDEDVELFEKVLIEIKDADLATTKIIGKIVQRLDMEENRS